The genomic region ATATTTTAGTAAGATTATTTTTTACGACAACAAAGATAATATAAATTTCAAAAATCAGTTAAAAAATTTAAATAATTAATATCCTTACTCATATTTCAAAAGAAATTTGGGATTAATCGCTTTAAAGGAAACACGTCCGCTAATATCACGTTTTTCGTCTAAGGTTCTTAATACTATGCCTTCTCTTTGAATATTATTTAGTAATGATTTGCCTATTGATAATTCCACAAGTTTATCGATATCACTTATTAATTTATAATTTGTATCAATAATTGGAACTGTTTCAAGTTCTAAATCATTAATCAATTTTTTAAAATCTTCAAAACCCAAATATTCATATTTATCAATATCAAATGCATTGAAAAAGTAAATTTTTTGTCCTCTCATGTTATACTTGTTACTTTGTATTCCTTCTCCAATAATCTCTCCTTGAATTGCAATATTTTTGTTCAATTTTTTTAATTTCTCATCAATTTTTAATTCTTTTACAATTCCCCACAAAGTATTTTCTTCGGTGTAAAGTAATTCAAGATTTCGGGAGCAAACTCCAAATTCGCCATCTTTAAAGTAATAAGTAACAGAGCTACCATCTAATTTTTCGGTTATATAAAAATTATCTCCTTCGTATTTTTCTAATAATTCCTGTAAAACCTGAATTCGTGTTTCATCAGTTTTGGGAATAAAAGAAGGAAATTTCCCTTTTACTTTACCTTCTAAATGTGCAGGAACCGGATATTCATATTTTGTAATTTTCAATATTTCTGTAACATCCAGCCCTTCATTAATTTCAACATCATCAGTAAGTATTGATAATGGAAAACAAATTCCCTGCGAAACCTGTCCTCTGAGTTTAATTGTTCTTATCCGCATTTTTCTTGATTTCAGAAATTCAAATTCAGGTCTTTCGGGTAATAAACTATCAATTTCGCAATAAACACAAAGATCTCCAACTTTAAATTCATCTTTTTTTACAACTAATTGCCATCCTAAAACCTGTGCTTTTTCAATTGAATCGGCTCCTTCAATTGGTTCTATTGCTTTAATTTTTTGAATACTTGCTAATTTTCTCATAATGGATATTGTTTAATAAGTCGTGTCTCTAAGAAAACTCTGCAAAATTAGATTCCTATCTTTTTGCAATATTTTTATCTTTCTCAACTCACTGATGCTAAAGCATCGCCTCTTCTCAAAAAATAAAAATCTTAGAAATCATAAAATTTGATAGTTTTTTTAGAGGCACTAAGTATAGAGCAAATTTAATATTTTTTTTAAATCTATTATGAAAAAATAAAATAATTCAGTTTAATAGAAACGTTTACTACAAATATGAATGATAAAAACTATTCTGAATTCATTTCATATAAAATAAAAATAATTAAATTTGCAATGTAAATTTTGTGCTTAAAACATTTAAAATACTTCATATTTAAGCAATTATTCTTAAGGTAGATTCTATAAATACATTTCTTAAAATAGGAAAGGTAATAAAATTATAAAAGAATGAAAAAAATAATACTTACAACTGCTATAATCTGTATAGCGATAGTTGGTTTTTCTCAAACAACTGAGAAGGAGAAAAAGCTGAAAACCATGTCAAAAGATACAATAGATGGATGGAAATACGGAGGTACAATTGCCATTAATTTAACACAGGTTTCACTTACAAACTGGGCAGCAGGTGGTCAAAATTCTATTTCCGCCAGTGAATTATTAAGTTTATTTGCCAACTATAAAAAAGGTAAAAGCACATGGGAAAACTATCTGGATTTAAGTTACGGAAGCATAAAGCAAGGGAAGAATGCTAATTGGTGGAAAACCGATGATAAAATTGACTTTACATCTAAATTTGGACAGAAAGCATTTTCAAACTGGTATTATGCAGGCTTGTTAAATTTTAAAACCCAAATGGCAGCAGGTTACAATTACCCTGACGACAGCAACAAAATATCTGACTTTCTTGCTCCGGGTTATTTAATAGGTGCCATTGGTATGGATTACAAACCCAGCGATAATTTTACAGCTTTCATAGCACCATTAACTTCAAAAGTTACATTCGTTAATGACCAATCTCTTGCAAATGCAGGTGCTTTTGGAGTAGAACCTGCAACTTATGATACCGCAGGAAATTTACTTACATCAGGGAAAAAAAACCTCAGTGAATTTGGTGGATATATACGCCTCTTTTACAAAACAGATTTAATGAAAAACATTAGTATGCAAAGCAAATTAGATTTGTTTTCCAACTATATTGACAATCCACAATACATTGATGTAAACTGGGAGGTATTAATTTCCATGAAAATAAATAAATTCATTTCAGCCACACTGTCAACTCAATTGCTATACGACCATGATATTGACATAGCTGTTGATACAAACGGTGATGGAGTTACTGATGAAACAGGACCAAGAATACAATTTAAGGAAGTGTTGGGTGTAGGTTTTTCATATAAATTTTAACAAAAAAAATTAAGGGAGGTTCTATAAATAGTGTCTCTTATACAAAAACCGCCCTTAAGGTTTAGCAGTTATTTCCCCGCAAAACTTTTCATAATCCAGTTGAGCTTGGCTAAAGCCTAATTCTGCTGACTTTTTTAAATCTTCACAAGCATTTTCTTTATTTCCCAATT from Bacteroidota bacterium harbors:
- a CDS encoding RNA ligase (ATP); the encoded protein is MRKLASIQKIKAIEPIEGADSIEKAQVLGWQLVVKKDEFKVGDLCVYCEIDSLLPERPEFEFLKSRKMRIRTIKLRGQVSQGICFPLSILTDDVEINEGLDVTEILKITKYEYPVPAHLEGKVKGKFPSFIPKTDETRIQVLQELLEKYEGDNFYITEKLDGSSVTYYFKDGEFGVCSRNLELLYTEENTLWGIVKELKIDEKLKKLNKNIAIQGEIIGEGIQSNKYNMRGQKIYFFNAFDIDKYEYLGFEDFKKLINDLELETVPIIDTNYKLISDIDKLVELSIGKSLLNNIQREGIVLRTLDEKRDISGRVSFKAINPKFLLKYE
- a CDS encoding DUF3078 domain-containing protein, with protein sequence MKKIILTTAIICIAIVGFSQTTEKEKKLKTMSKDTIDGWKYGGTIAINLTQVSLTNWAAGGQNSISASELLSLFANYKKGKSTWENYLDLSYGSIKQGKNANWWKTDDKIDFTSKFGQKAFSNWYYAGLLNFKTQMAAGYNYPDDSNKISDFLAPGYLIGAIGMDYKPSDNFTAFIAPLTSKVTFVNDQSLANAGAFGVEPATYDTAGNLLTSGKKNLSEFGGYIRLFYKTDLMKNISMQSKLDLFSNYIDNPQYIDVNWEVLISMKINKFISATLSTQLLYDHDIDIAVDTNGDGVTDETGPRIQFKEVLGVGFSYKF